A DNA window from Daucus carota subsp. sativus chromosome 3, DH1 v3.0, whole genome shotgun sequence contains the following coding sequences:
- the LOC108214362 gene encoding protein VASCULATURE COMPLEXITY AND CONNECTIVITY, with amino-acid sequence MERKAVVVCVAVGFLGLVAASLGFAAEAKRIKGSQVQFNSPDECVYPRSPALALGLIAALALMIAQVIINVATGCICCRSGPHQLNSNWTLSLICFVVSWFTFVIAFLLLLTGAALNDQHGEENMYFGNYYCYVVKPGVFAGAAVLSLASVVLGIIYYVTITSTKTGTDPWAGQAAPNQPGIAMGQPQFPQHVAQDPVFVHEDTYMRRQFT; translated from the exons ATGGAGAGAAAAGCTGTAGTGGTGTGTGTAGCTGTGGGCTTCCTTGGTTTGGTTGCTGCTTCTTTGGGCTTTGCTGCAGAAGCCAAGaggattaag GGATCTCAGGTTCAATTTAATTCTCCTGATGAGTGTGTATACCCCAGGAGTCCAGCCCTAGCGCTAGGATTAATTGCAGCTCTGGCTCTTATGATAGCTCAGGTTATCATCAATGTTGCAACCGGTTGTATTTGCTGTAGAAGTGGACCTCATCAATTAAACTCAAACTGGACGTTATCTCTGATTTGCTTTGTAGTCTCCTG GTTCACATTTGTTATAGCATTCCTTCTATTGCTTACCGGTGCAGCACTTAATGATCAACATGGTGAAGAGAACATGTACTTCGGCAACTACTATTGTTATGTTGTGAAACCAGGAGTATTTGCAGGAGCCGCTGTATTGTCCCTTGCAAGTGTTGTTCTTGGTATTATTTATTATGTAACCATAACTTCCACAAAGACGGGAACTGATCCTTGGGCTGGGCAGGCTGCTCCTAATCAACCTGGTATTGCCATGGGACAACCCCAATTTCCCCAACATGTTGCACAGGATCCTGTATTTGTACATGAAGACACCTATATGAGGCGGCAATTTACTTAA